The Mangrovibacterium diazotrophicum DNA window TACCAGTGTAAATCAAATCGCCGATTTTCAGTGTGAAATAGTTTGACACCTGGCTGATCAGCTCGTCAATTGGGAACAGCATGAACGAGCTATCGCCGTTTTGCACCAGTTCGCCATTCTTCTTCAACTGAAATTTGATCGCGTTCACATCGGGCAATTCCGTTTTCGGAATAAAATCGGTGCTGATGACTGCTGAACGGTCAAAGGCTTTGGCCTTTTCCCAAGGCAGACCTTTGTCCTTTAATTTATTCTGCAAATCGCGTGCTGTAAAATCAATCCCAAGTCCAATCTCATCGTAGTAACGACTGGCAAACTTGGGCTCAATATTCTTGCCCAAACGATTGATCCGCACAATCAATTCGCACTCGTAATGCACATCCTGGCTAAACGAAGGAATATAAAACGGATCGTTGTTGCGCAACAAAGCCGAGTCGGGCTTCATAAACATCACCGGTTCCGTTGGAATATCATTATTCAATTCGCGCGCGTGCTCGCTGTAATTCCGTCCTATGCAAATAATTTTCATGATTCAAATTCTAAACTAGTTCCAAGATATTGGCTGCAAGCCACAAGAGCATCCCAACCAATCTAAAATGACAAACTCGGATATTGAAAAATAGCCTAGTCGCGAGACTGAGACTGAGACTGAGACTTTACACTATTGGCTCCAAGCCCTTTGCACTTCGCCCCCTGCTAATTGTCTTTCATTCGCAGCTTGATGGCGGTCAATACCTTTTTGGTGTAAAGTGGGAACTCGCCATTCATAATCCAACCAAAGTAACCGGGCTGCTCGCGCAACACCTGCTCAACCGGGATTCCTTTATTCTTGCCAAAGTTGAACACTTCAACACCTTTCTCATCATAAACAATGCGACCAATGAAATCCACGTTGCGGTCGTACGATGAAAACTCGCTCAACGCGTTCACATCATTCTGAATCGGCTTGGTAATTTTACCTTTCGCATCTTCGAACTCGGCATCCTGATAAACATCCAGCTGAGCCTTCAGCACCTCGTAAGTAGCCTTGGTATCGGCTAACGCGCTGTGGGCATCTTCCAAATTCTGCTGGCAATAAAACTTGTAAGCTGCAGCCAAAGTGCGTTTCTCCATTTTGTGGAAAATTGCCTGTACATCAACAAACTTGCGCTTTTTGAAATCCACATCCACATCAACGCGCAGGAACTCTTCAGCCAAAAGCGGAATGTCGAAGCGGTTCGAATTGAAACCGGCCAAATCACAGCCTTCCATAAATTTTGCCAACGACTTGGCCACTTCCTTAAACGTTGGGCAGTCCTTCACGTCTTCGTCATAAATTCCGTGCACTTTGCTGGAAGATTCAGGGATCGGCATTTCCGGATTGATCCGCATTTCCTTGGTTTCTTCTGTTCCGTCCGTGTGGACTTTTATCAACGCGAGCTCTACGATTCGGTCCGTAGCAACATTAATTCCCGTTGTTTCCAAATCCAAAAAGATGAGTGGATTTCTAAGATTCAGTTTCATTTTGTTTGTTTTCTGATTCGGCTCGGCGGCCGGTTATGAATAAAAAGCCTAACAAGATGTCTCCTGTTAGGCTTCCGAACTATTTAAGTTACTTATTAAGCATTGATCATCATTGGCATCAACAGCATCAACACATCTTCTTCGTCGAAGTCTTTTTCGGCCGGGAGTAACAGACCTGCACGAGTCGGGTCTGACAGTTCTACGCGAACTTCCGACGAACTCAGATTCGACAAAATCTCCAACAGGAAGGTTGATTTGAAGCCGATCTCGATCTCTTCGCCCTCATATTGACATTTGATACGTTCAACAGCCGAAATGGAGAAATCGACATCCTGTGCCGACACCACCAGCTGGTTGCCATCGATGTGGAATTTAATGAGGTTGCTGGCCTGGTTGGCAAATACCGAAACACGTTTGATGGTGTTGTAGAATTCCAAACGGTCAACAATCAGTTTATTTGGGTTGTTGGTTGGGATCACCGAATTGTAGCTCGGGTAGTTTCCTTCAACCAAACGGCAAATCAATTTAAAATTACTTAGCGTGAAAAAGGCGTTCTTTTCGTCAAACTGCAGTTTCACATCGTAGTCTTCTTTCACCAACAGGTTCTTCAACAACGACGCCGGTTTTTTAGGTAAAATGAAAGAAGATTCCACTTCAGCTTTTGCATCGGCACGTTTGTAACGAACCAATTTGTGAGCATCCGAAGCAACGAAAGTCAAATCGTTATTTCCCAGTTCCAGGAAGATCCCGTTCATTACCGGACGCAACTCATCGTCGGCGGTTGCAAACAAGGTACGCTGAATACCACTTTGCAAAACATCGTGCGGAACCTGGATGGTAGAAGCTGCCGCTTCGTTCAGTTCGGGCAATTGCGGAAATTCATCTCCGTCCTGTCCAACAATACTGAACTTACCGTTTTCAGAGTAGATATCAATGCCGAAAGTGTCCAAATCAAATTTGAAAGTCAACGGTTGATCCGGGAATTCTTTCAGGGTGTCGTTTAACAATTTTGCGGGAACAGCAATATCACCAGTTCCTTCGGTGTTATCCAGCTCAAGACTGGTAATCAGTGTTGACTCCAAGTCTGAAGCAGTAACCGTCAATCGGTTTTCTTCCAGTTGAAATAAATAATTATCCAAAATGGGTAATGTATTCTTCGAACTAATCACTTTACTGATCGCATTCAGGTGACTTAGCAATTCGGTACTGGAAACAACAAATTTCATTGACATTCTCTTTTAGTTTGACTTATCATTTTAAGAGGAAGCGGAAATTCAACTCCTGCGCCTCGTGAATACACGAATATACAAACTTTGCATTGGTTTCCCGAGAATTTATATTCACAATTTATACAAAGTAATTAACCACGGTATTTCCGTATCCGGACGAAGTGGAAAACCAGTCCGAATACCACGATAATCAGCAGCGGAAGAACCACATTCAGCACTTGCCAAAAGGTTTTCTCCTCGCGCAAGCGCACCTTGTCGAGCAGTCGAATTTTAAACACGCGCGACCGCAGTTCCATTATTCCCGAGTTATCGCAAAGGTAGTTTACGGCATTCAGCAAAAAGGCCTTGTTACCGAAGGTTTGTTGCGAATATTCATCGTATCCCAAAGGCTGTGTGCGCACCTGTCCGTTTCGTCGCGAAACCTTGTTGGCAATCAGGCTGCCATCTGCCAAAACAATCTGTTTGGCAGGTTCCGATTTATCCAAAACATCAATACCAAGCGGATTGAATTCCCGGGTCATGCGATTACTAAACACAGAAGGAAAACTTCCTTCCAGTAGCACGCCGACCGGAATATTGGACATATGAAACAGCTCCTGCGCCGGTGGATCGTTGATGCTTTGCAAGCTAATTTGCTCGGGTGTTCCTATTTTTCGGGAATAGGCTGAAGTATGCAGAATAACTGATTTGCGGATCTCCGGATTTTTTCCAACCGTATCAATCGAGCTTACAAATTCAGATTTCAGGCGATTCAGATTCCGACTGATCACATTATCTTCCGCTGGCGTCAGCAAGGGCGAATAATACCAGGGTGCCGGCGTGAATTTGGGCTGCGATGCCACCGGCGAAGTGTTCACCGGAATAAGAACACATTCCACATCCTGCAGCAAATCCGGGTTCACCCGAACGCCGTACTTAAACAGCTGATCCATCAGATTCAGGTCTCGGGGGAAAGCGATTGTCGTTTCACCACGGCTCAAGCTATCCAGACTCACCTGCACCGGATCGAACAGCCACAGCAGGTTACCTCCCCGCATCAGGTACTGATCGATGTAAAATTTTTCCTGCTCACCAAAAGCTTTCGATGGGTCGGCAATAATCAACGCTTTCGGTAAGGTATCATTTTGGAACAATTGTTCCGCTGTTCGGTCAACCACCGTGTAATTCTCGGACAAGCCCTGGCGAATATCCCAGGTTTCGGGATCGCCCAGTTCATCTTGTCCGGACAGAAATGCTACTTCTTCCTTATCGCCCTGCTCAACCTGGCGAATCGCATTCATCAATTCAAACTCGAGCGTTTCAATCGAATTATTCAAGTTCTCGTCAGCAGACAGAGACGGGTTATTTTTCAACAGATTGATACCAACCAGCTGATCGCGATACCGAAGCACAGCTCCCGGAAAAATCAGCTTGGTCACTGTTCCTTCTTCTTTATTCTGGCGTAAATCGGTGGGCTGCAATCCAAGGTTCACCAACTGATTGAACAACTTATTTCGTTCGTCATTATTCGAAATATCGTAAGGATCCTTCCGAACCGACTGAATCCGAAAATCGGCCCAGGCATCCATATCCTGCACCTTTTCTTCCACGGCGCGCTGCAACTGCCGAAATCCCGGAGGCAAATCGCCGGCCAGATACAAATCAACTTTAATCGGCGCGTCCAGCTTTTCAAGCAGTGTTTTCGATACGGTTGAAAGGCTGTAACGTTTTTCCGTTGTCAAATCGATACGAAAGAACCAGGCCGAACCGATAAACATCACCACAATAACAACTGCAACCAGAAAGCCGGTTTTCTTCAATTGCCGCTTTAGGTTCTGCTGCTTGCGACGCAAAAACAGGCTGGTCAAAACCAACACGATGCCGGTTACCAAAACGAAGTACAGCACATCACGCGAATCAACCACTCCCCGGCTAACCGAGTCGTAGTGCTCACTAATTCCCATGTTCAGAAAAAAGGTTTTCACGACCATCGGCACTTCCATCGCCGCAACAAAATCAAAACCCGAGTAGAAAATAAAGCACAAAATTAGAGCTGTGATAAAAGCAAATACAGGGTTGTCGGTCAGCGAAGATGCCAACACGCCCAACGCGACGTAAAGTGCCGCCAGCAGAAAAAGCCCAATAAATGAGCCCCAGGCAGCACCACTGTCCCAGTTCCCAACCGGGTTACCGAGACTGTAGATGGAGTAGAAATAGACCAAAGTTGGGAGTAAACAGACCACCACCAAAAACAGGCCAGCCAGGTATTTGGCCCAAACCAACTGCAACAATGAATACGGCCGGGTAATCAGAATTTCGAGTGTCCCCAGGCGCTTTTCTTCGGCAAAAAGGCGCATCGTTAAAGCCGGAATAAGGAATAAAAAGATCCAGGGAGCCAACTGAAAATAGGGACTCAACGAGGCATATCCGTTCTCTATCAAATTATAAGTACCGGGGAAAACCCACAAGAACAAACCATTGGCGATCAAAAAAACGAAGGCTACCAAATAGCCGGTTAGGGACCCGAAGAAGCTGGTAATTTCTTTCCGAAACAGACTATACATATCAGAGGGTTGATTTGAAGATGAACGAAGATAAAAAAAGTCGGCTTACGACCGAAGCTTTTGCACAATCATTTGGGCCGCTCGCTTGGAGGCGCCTTCCTCGCCCAACACCTGGTGCAACTCGTCGTAGCTGGCTGCGACCTGCTCGCGGTAAGACTGGTCTTCCAACAAGCGCTTCACCTCTTTACGGATATTAGCTGCAGTACAATGGTGTTGCAACAACTCTTTCACCGCCATGCGCCGCAAAATAATATTCACCAAAGACACCCATTTAATATTCAGAATAAACTTACCGATGGCAAAAAAAAAGGCCCCCCCAGCCATGCGGTAACAAACCACCTGCGGACAACGCAAGATCGCCGTTTCAAGCGTCACGGTTCCCGAGGCCAACACAGCCGCATCGGCCATTTGCAAAACTTCGTAGGTTTTATCGCGCAACACGCTCACCTGGTAACCATTCACCAAACCAATATAAATGTGATCGGGGATTCCGGGAGCAGCGGTCACAACGATTTGATGACTCCGAACGGAATTCACCGCTTTCAGCATTCGCGGCAACAACGACTTGATTTCCTGCAAACGACTTCCGGGAACCAATGCCAAGATCGGCTTCTCATTCAGGTGATTCTCCGCACAAAAATCATCGAAAGATTTCGATATGCGCCTTTTCAAAACAGCATCCAAAACCGGGTTTCCGACATAATTCACTTCATAGCCGAATTTGCGGTAAAAATCGGTCTCGAACGGAAAGATGGTAAACATCTCATCTACCCGTTCTTTGATTTGCTTGACGCGACTGGATTTCCAGGCCCAGACTTTTGGCGAGATATAATAATATACTTTTATGCCGAGCGACTTCGCGTATTTGGCCATCCTCAGGTTAAAACCGGGATAGTCGATCAGCACTAAAACATCGGGATTAAACTCTTTGAGCGTTTTTTCGCAATATTGAAAATTCTTCTTAATGGTTCGCAGATGCATCAAAACCGGAATAATACCCATGAAGGACATCTCCCGGTAGTGCTTCAAAATTTTCATCCCTGCCTCTTCCATCAACTCACCGCCAAATCCACGGATTTCGGCATCCGGATCTGCTTTTACCAGCTCGCTGATGAGGTTTGATGCATGTAAATCGCCCGACGCCTCGCCGGCAATAAAGAAATACTTCATATACTGAAATTGCGAATCAGACCCCAAAAGTAATTTTTTAGGATGAAAGCGCCACATCGCCCCAAGCCAAGTTGCCTCGGGAACAGCGTCGCAAGTGTTAAATAATGTCAAAAATTAAGCAGCCAGCCCAATACAAGCTGACGCTAACCTACTCAAAGCTTTTAAATTACTCTCGAAAGAACAACAACGAAAGCATAAAAAAAGGTAGCCATCAAAACGCCTCTCGCGGCCAGGTCGTACTTAATCCGGTAAAAGTGAAGGAAAAGGATCAGGTTAGGCAAAACCGAAAGACTCATGATTTTCAGGAGCGCTCCCAAGCGCCAAAGGCTGACCAGGTAATCAGTTAAAGAAACTTCCTGTTTACTCAAAAAATAAAGTATAATGAAAACCACCAGAGGCAATCCCAGCCCCAGTAAAAAACCAAATCCCAGTTTATTTCTGTTTTTTCCACCCGCCATAATCAGAACCTCCAGTTTTTCATTTGCTCCAATGTTTTATTACAAGTCATATCAACCGTAACAGGAACCACCGATACGTGCTGATTTTCGAGCGCGTGCATATCTGTTCCCGGCACATCGGGTTCGAAGTTTTTGAAATAGCCACTCAACCAGTAGTAATCACGCTGGTGCGGATCGGTACGTTTTTCCATTTCTTCAACCCACTTACCCGAAGTTTGACGACAGACCTCGATTCCGCGAACCTCTCCTTTCGGGATATTTACATTTAAACAGGTGAAATGCGGCAAGCCATACTCGGCTACCGACTGAAAAATGCGAGCAACCCACATTTTGGCCCGGGTGAAGTCGGCGTCCGGATCGTAATCGCAAAGCGAAAATCCAATGGATGAAACACCGTGCAAACAGCCTTCAATAGCTGCACCCATGGTTCCGCTATACACGACACTGATTGAAGAATTCGTGCCGTGATTGATACCTGACACCACAAAATCAGGTTTGCGCTCCAACAGTTGATTAAAGCCCATCTTGACACAATCAACCGGCGTACCACTGCATTTATATAATATATAACCGTCCTCCTCTTCTATTTTTGAAGCACGCAAAGGCTTACCGGTTGTAATGGCATTCGACATGCCCGACATCGCTGCTTCGGGCGCAATGACAACCACATCGCCAAACAACCGCATCACTTCGGTTAGTTCTTTCAGGCCTTTGGCATAAATACCATCATCATTCGTAATTAGTATAAGGGGACGATCATTCATTTATCGAGGAATTTTCATTTACGAGCACAAAGATAGACGAATGCTTTAAAATCCACTTTCTGTGTCGCCGAAATAAATACGCGCTAGCTTCTCAACTATGCCCTATGTAAACACCAATCAAATAGACAAAATTGCCATCTTAAAAAAAACAAATTAACACACGAAACAGGCAAAACAGCATTATTTGTTAAGAATACATCAACAGAAACGACATAAAATAAAACCGACCGAAAGTCTTAAACCCAACTTAGAGGTTTAACATATCCAAACCTCTCAAATATCGTATATCACATTGTATTTCTGTAGTATAAGAAATAAACACCTAAAAATATTAATTAAAATATCAAACCTAAAAAGCCCCTACATTATTGCTATTATTTCCTTTTCTATTAATTCTTTTGAAATATTTTTCTAAAGTATACGCGATGAATGTGAAATTTCCTTAATATTGCCATCGATAGGTTAATAATTTTTAATTCAAAAGGACTTAATGGTGTCAAATCTTAAAAAACATTAACCCCATCTGTAGTCTCGAAGCCGAAAAAAAGTAGACAATTATACACGCTCATTTATTACAGCATTACAAGCAAAATGAACATCAAACATTAATTCAATTTTTATGAAAAGAACCTTGTTACGATCCCGTCATTATGGTCTAAAAAGATCATTAAAACTAATGATGGTGGTTTTGGGACTATGCGCTATGACAACAGCGCAAGCAAGCAGTCCGGCGAACAAAACAGATCTGGTCGGCGAACAGCAAAATCAAGGCAAAGTTGTAAGCGGTACGGTTACCGATAGCAATGGCGAGCCTTTGATTGGTGTTGCCGTAGCCGTTGAAGGAACTTCGAAAGGACTTATTACTGACTTCGACGGTAACTTCAAACTGGAAGTTCCGGACGAAAACAGCGTATTGGTATTCTCTTTTGTCGGTTTCGAAACGCAAAAAGTGACCGTAGGACAACTTACAGAGATTGATGTTGTGCTGAAAGACAACATCCAACAAGTTGACGAAGTAGTCGTTACAGCCCTTGGCATTAAGCGTGAAGCAAAAGCGCTGGGTTATGCTATGACTGAACTGAAAGGTGATGACATCAACATCAACGCCATTAACCCGGTAGATGCACTCCAAGGTAAAGCTGCGGGTGTTGACGTATCTCAATCAGACGGTGGTATGTTCGGTTCTACAAGAATCCTGATCCGTGGAGCTTCGTCCCTAAATAGCAGTAGCAACAATCAGCCAATTTTTGTTGTCGATGGCGTAATTCTTGAGAACTCGACTGCAGATGCCGGAGATGCCGACTGGTCTTCAACATCTGGTGACTACGGTAACGAACTGAAAAACCTAAACCCTGACGACTTTGCTTCAGTATCTGTATTGAAAGGTGCTCCTGCAACTGCACTTTACGGCTCCAGAGGTTTGAACGGTGCTGTGATCATTACAACAAAGAGTGGAAAAGCTCAAAAAGGTCTTGGAATCTCTGTTTCGCAAACATTCGGAGTTGACTACGTATATAAGCAACCAGACCTTCAGAACGTTTATGGTGACGGTGCAATCTCGGGCTATGTTGACTACGGTGAAACTGATGACAGCGGCAGCTATTATGCATGGGGCAACCAGAGTCAGTTCTACCTGAATTCAAATGATGAAAAGAAATTTAACCAGTGGGGAACGGGATTCGGACCTAAATTTGACGGCAGCTCAATCCTGGGTTACGACAACAAAATGACCACTTACAATGCGGTAAAAAACAACTACCGCGATATGTACGACCTCGGATTCAACACGAACACCAACGTAGCCATCCAGGGAGGAAACGACAAAACGACTTTCTATTCTTCTGTTTCTTACAAACACGCCAAAGGAACTTTAGGAAAGAACGAATTCAACCGTTTGTCTTTCCTGACAAAAGCTTCTCACAAACTTGCTGACAATGTATTGCTTGAAGCCAGCGTCAATTTTGCTGAGTCAACACCGAAAAATCCTCAGCCCAACATCGGGGAATACTTTATCAGCGGCACATTCGAACGTGAATACGATCCTTCTTATTACAAGAATAAATACAAAGGCACACACGGAGGACTTGCAAACTCAAGCGTTGGCGACGAATATGCAAGCTACCCGGGCATTAGCTTATACTGGGCTTTAAACGAAAATTCTTCTATTCAAACGGAAACATCGTTCCGCCCTGATCTGACTTTAACCATCGACCTGAACGACTGGTTGAAATGGAAATCGGAAGCGAACTACAACTACTATTATACCAATCGGGAAGTTAAAAACCCGAACTCTGGTATTAGCCGCACCTACGAGTTGGGAGCAGGTCAGTATTCAATGACTCAAACCACAAAAAAACAAACCAATGCAAATACCGCATTGATGTTCAACAAAGATGTAAACGCTGATTTGAACGTTTCAGGTTTCGTCCGTGGTGAGTACTACGACAACACACAAACTTACATGTATACTTCTACCAGTGGTGGTTTGGTTGTCCCAGATCAGTACTTTATTGCAAACTCCGTCGACAATGCCGACTATGACTCCTATGTAACAGGGAAGAAAAGAATGCTTTCTGTTGCCGGTCAAGCAAGTGCTGCTTACAAAAACAGATTATTCCTCGATGTTACCGGACGTAATGACTGGTCATCAGCAATGGTTTATTCTGATGCAACAGGGACCTATTCATACTTCTACCCTTCTGTTAGCCTTTCCGGAATCGTAAGCGACATGGTAGATTTGCCGGATTGGGTATCATTTGGTAAAGTTCGCCTGTCATGGGCACAAGTTGGTAACGACACTAGAGCATATTTGATTAACTCGGCCTACTCGCTGAACTCGACCTATAAAGACGGTGACTACATTAGTTCTGAAGAACTTTCTTCAACCATGTATGAAACCAATCTTCAACCAGAAAAGAAAACATCTTGGGAACTTGGTTTAGACTGGAGATTCTTACAAAGCCGTGTAGGCATTGATGCAACTTACTACAAGGAAAATACAAGAAATCAAATCATGTCTATTTCTGTTCCAAGTGTATCAGGCGTAAGCAGCCAGTTGGTTAACGCTGGTAACATGCAAAACAGTGGTATTGAGATTGCCTTGCACACAACGCCAATTAACAATGGCGACTGGAACTGGGATGTTGATTTCACCTACACACGCAACCAAAACAAAATCATCTCACTGCACGAGAACGTAGCAGACTACATTTTGCTGGATGGTTACACCAACTATGGTAACTATCGCATCGGATCGGTTGCAAAAGTTGGTGGTGCCTATGGTACTTTGATGACCGACTCAAAAGCAAAATTAGACGCAACAACTGGTCTTCCATTGCTTTCATGGTCAGATACTCGTCGCTTTGCGTACATGTCTCGTAGCGGAGAAGAAGAAGAAATCGGTTCTGTAAATCCAGACTTCCTGGGATCTGTTTCATCATCTTTACGCTACAAAAACTTCACTCTGAGCGTTGGTTTGGATATGCGCTTTGGGGGATATGTTGCTTCTTACGGTAGCAAATACGGTACAGCTTATGGCTATACCGAAGCATCTTTGAAATATTCTGCACCTGAATACGGCGGTATTACCTGGACTTCTCAGTACGACAACCAGACATATTCTGACGGTGTTGTACCTGAAGGTATTTTTGCCGGAGGAACAAGCATTACTCTCCCTAGTGGTTCTTCTTATACTGTTGCCGACGGTGGTGAAACCTACGCAGCCCTTTACGAAAAAGGCGTTATTGAGCCAACTCATGCTTCTGCCTGGACCTATTTCAAAAACAGTTGGAGCAGAGGTGTTGTAAACGACGACTGGGTGAAAGAATTGAACTACATTTCTCTTCGTCAAGTTTCGCTTTCATACAACTGCTCTAAACAATTCGCCAGCAAAATCGGCGCAAAAAGCCTGGGCTTCAAACTATCAGGACATAACTTGGGGTACTTGTTAAATACTGCTCCCGGTGGCGAAAACCCGGAATCAGTTCGTGGAACAACAGCGTACTCATTCCGCATGCGTTCATACTCTGCTTTTACAGCAAGCTACATGTTCTCAATTAATGCTTCATTCTGATAACTAAGTTCTCGACTTTAAAACAATGAATATGAATTACAAAAAAATAGCAGCGATGACAGTGATTGCGGCCTCTGCACTATCCTTTAACGGATGTCGCGACAAATTCGCTGAAATAAACTCAGATCCCGCATCTGTTTCCACAGGGGACGTTAACTTTCTGTTCACTCAGGCAGAGCTCAACTTTGAGCCGTCTGGTTATACATTCTGGTTTTACAACGCACCCATGATGTACAAATGGGGCGAGGTTGGTATCGGCTCTAGCGGCTATTCTTCAACTTACCAGGAGACCACCGAATATGGCAGTCAGGGTTCTCAAACGTTGAACGTTCTGAACTATGCCAGAGATATGGAATACCTGGTTAGTCAAATGTCAGAGGAAGACGCTGCAACCTACCAAAACCAACTTGCAGCAGCAAGAATCCTGTGTATCTACCTGGGGATCTTCGACACCGACATGTACGGAGATATGCCTTACAGCGAAGCTTCTCTGGCCCGTTACACCAGTCCATCGTTGTTGACACCGGCTTATGACACCGTTGAAGACTTGTACACCGGATGGTTGGAAGATCTTGAAACATACATGACGACTTTAGCAACATCTGAAGATCAAACCTGGATTGCAAAGCAAGATATCATCTACGGTGCTGATGCTACAAAATGGGCTAAATTGGCGAACTCTCTTCGTTTGAAAATTGCTGTTCGCCTGCTTTCACAAGATAAAGCAAAAGCATTGGAGATTGCTCAGGCAGTCGCTGAAAGTTCAGTTGGTGTGATTGACGGAAGCGATGATGATTTCCTTTTCAACAAAGCTTCTGCCGGTTCTGATGATGGTGATGCAACTTACCACTTTGGTAACTCTATTACAACAATCTATCCGACACAAATGGTTACCAATTTCATGATTGAAAACCAAGACCCTCGTGTTCGTTTCTTCTTCACCAAGAATGATTACAACTCAACAGTAGTACAAGCATTCTTTGACCAAGGAGTAGACTTGCCATCTTTTGTTTCTGATAATGTTGAATACACTGAAGATGCAGAAGGTAACAAAACGTTCACAGGATGGAAAGGTCTGGGCGAACCTTGGGTACGCTACTATGGTATGCCAACTGTCATGAACGCAAACCAGGATAGTCAATACGACGGTTATTTCAAGACAACTCCTTATACTCTGGTAAACTCAGCTGGCGATGTTGAATACAACTATACCGCAACGTCATACATT harbors:
- a CDS encoding fumarylacetoacetate hydrolase family protein — translated: MKIICIGRNYSEHARELNNDIPTEPVMFMKPDSALLRNNDPFYIPSFSQDVHYECELIVRINRLGKNIEPKFASRYYDEIGLGIDFTARDLQNKLKDKGLPWEKAKAFDRSAVISTDFIPKTELPDVNAIKFQLKKNGELVQNGDSSFMLFPIDELISQVSNYFTLKIGDLIYTGTPAGVGPVAIGDRLEGFLEGRKMFDFEVK
- a CDS encoding 3'-5' exonuclease; amino-acid sequence: MKLNLRNPLIFLDLETTGINVATDRIVELALIKVHTDGTEETKEMRINPEMPIPESSSKVHGIYDEDVKDCPTFKEVAKSLAKFMEGCDLAGFNSNRFDIPLLAEEFLRVDVDVDFKKRKFVDVQAIFHKMEKRTLAAAYKFYCQQNLEDAHSALADTKATYEVLKAQLDVYQDAEFEDAKGKITKPIQNDVNALSEFSSYDRNVDFIGRIVYDEKGVEVFNFGKNKGIPVEQVLREQPGYFGWIMNGEFPLYTKKVLTAIKLRMKDN
- the dnaN gene encoding DNA polymerase III subunit beta — encoded protein: MKFVVSSTELLSHLNAISKVISSKNTLPILDNYLFQLEENRLTVTASDLESTLITSLELDNTEGTGDIAVPAKLLNDTLKEFPDQPLTFKFDLDTFGIDIYSENGKFSIVGQDGDEFPQLPELNEAAASTIQVPHDVLQSGIQRTLFATADDELRPVMNGIFLELGNNDLTFVASDAHKLVRYKRADAKAEVESSFILPKKPASLLKNLLVKEDYDVKLQFDEKNAFFTLSNFKLICRLVEGNYPSYNSVIPTNNPNKLIVDRLEFYNTIKRVSVFANQASNLIKFHIDGNQLVVSAQDVDFSISAVERIKCQYEGEEIEIGFKSTFLLEILSNLSSSEVRVELSDPTRAGLLLPAEKDFDEEDVLMLLMPMMINA
- the gldG gene encoding gliding motility-associated ABC transporter substrate-binding protein GldG; translated protein: MYSLFRKEITSFFGSLTGYLVAFVFLIANGLFLWVFPGTYNLIENGYASLSPYFQLAPWIFLFLIPALTMRLFAEEKRLGTLEILITRPYSLLQLVWAKYLAGLFLVVVCLLPTLVYFYSIYSLGNPVGNWDSGAAWGSFIGLFLLAALYVALGVLASSLTDNPVFAFITALILCFIFYSGFDFVAAMEVPMVVKTFFLNMGISEHYDSVSRGVVDSRDVLYFVLVTGIVLVLTSLFLRRKQQNLKRQLKKTGFLVAVVIVVMFIGSAWFFRIDLTTEKRYSLSTVSKTLLEKLDAPIKVDLYLAGDLPPGFRQLQRAVEEKVQDMDAWADFRIQSVRKDPYDISNNDERNKLFNQLVNLGLQPTDLRQNKEEGTVTKLIFPGAVLRYRDQLVGINLLKNNPSLSADENLNNSIETLEFELMNAIRQVEQGDKEEVAFLSGQDELGDPETWDIRQGLSENYTVVDRTAEQLFQNDTLPKALIIADPSKAFGEQEKFYIDQYLMRGGNLLWLFDPVQVSLDSLSRGETTIAFPRDLNLMDQLFKYGVRVNPDLLQDVECVLIPVNTSPVASQPKFTPAPWYYSPLLTPAEDNVISRNLNRLKSEFVSSIDTVGKNPEIRKSVILHTSAYSRKIGTPEQISLQSINDPPAQELFHMSNIPVGVLLEGSFPSVFSNRMTREFNPLGIDVLDKSEPAKQIVLADGSLIANKVSRRNGQVRTQPLGYDEYSQQTFGNKAFLLNAVNYLCDNSGIMELRSRVFKIRLLDKVRLREEKTFWQVLNVVLPLLIIVVFGLVFHFVRIRKYRG
- the lpxB gene encoding lipid-A-disaccharide synthase; protein product: MKYFFIAGEASGDLHASNLISELVKADPDAEIRGFGGELMEEAGMKILKHYREMSFMGIIPVLMHLRTIKKNFQYCEKTLKEFNPDVLVLIDYPGFNLRMAKYAKSLGIKVYYYISPKVWAWKSSRVKQIKERVDEMFTIFPFETDFYRKFGYEVNYVGNPVLDAVLKRRISKSFDDFCAENHLNEKPILALVPGSRLQEIKSLLPRMLKAVNSVRSHQIVVTAAPGIPDHIYIGLVNGYQVSVLRDKTYEVLQMADAAVLASGTVTLETAILRCPQVVCYRMAGGAFFFAIGKFILNIKWVSLVNIILRRMAVKELLQHHCTAANIRKEVKRLLEDQSYREQVAASYDELHQVLGEEGASKRAAQMIVQKLRS
- the surE gene encoding 5'/3'-nucleotidase SurE, which codes for MNDRPLILITNDDGIYAKGLKELTEVMRLFGDVVVIAPEAAMSGMSNAITTGKPLRASKIEEEDGYILYKCSGTPVDCVKMGFNQLLERKPDFVVSGINHGTNSSISVVYSGTMGAAIEGCLHGVSSIGFSLCDYDPDADFTRAKMWVARIFQSVAEYGLPHFTCLNVNIPKGEVRGIEVCRQTSGKWVEEMEKRTDPHQRDYYWLSGYFKNFEPDVPGTDMHALENQHVSVVPVTVDMTCNKTLEQMKNWRF